In Pontiella desulfatans, one DNA window encodes the following:
- a CDS encoding YceI family protein, translated as MIRIFMISVLCVLTIGASAETFTIDTGHAEIGFAAKHMMVSNTKGTFNTFEGTIDYDVASKTLKSAQGTIQAASIDTNNEKRDEHLRDEDFFNVAKFPQITFKSTSIKKTGENEFEVTGNLNLLGIDRNVVLPVTINGPVDGRQGGKIIGVECNTSLNRRELGIDHAPAAVIGDEVKISIEVEAGTK; from the coding sequence ATGATTCGAATTTTCATGATTTCGGTTTTATGTGTGCTGACGATCGGTGCCAGCGCGGAGACCTTCACGATCGATACCGGCCATGCCGAGATCGGCTTTGCGGCCAAGCATATGATGGTGAGCAACACCAAGGGCACGTTCAACACCTTCGAGGGTACGATCGACTATGATGTTGCCAGCAAAACGCTGAAATCCGCCCAAGGCACCATTCAGGCGGCCAGCATCGACACCAACAATGAAAAGCGGGACGAGCACCTGCGCGACGAGGACTTCTTCAATGTGGCCAAGTTCCCGCAAATCACCTTCAAGAGCACCTCCATCAAAAAAACCGGCGAAAACGAATTCGAAGTCACCGGCAACCTGAACTTGCTCGGGATTGACCGGAACGTCGTGCTCCCCGTCACCATCAACGGTCCGGTGGACGGACGCCAAGGCGGGAAGATTATCGGCGTTGAATGCAACACCTCGCTCAATCGGCGCGAGCTCGGCATCGACCACGCCCCCGCAGCCGTGATAGGCGACGAAGTAAAGATCAGCATCGAAGTGGAAGCCGGCACGAAATAA
- a CDS encoding adenine phosphoribosyltransferase yields MEQLKAAIRDIPDFPKPGVGFKDITPLLADPATFKLAIDLFKERHAGNQIDMVVGIEARGFIFASALAYALGAGTCLVRKPGKLPHAVHQQTYELEYGTDTVEIHSDAFKPGQRILIIDDVLATGGTVAATIDLISTNFDVEIVESDFLMELGFLNGRARLGSNPIHALLTY; encoded by the coding sequence ATGGAACAACTCAAAGCCGCCATCCGCGATATTCCCGACTTTCCCAAACCCGGCGTCGGCTTCAAGGACATCACCCCGTTGCTCGCCGATCCCGCCACCTTCAAACTGGCCATCGACCTGTTCAAGGAGCGGCATGCCGGCAACCAGATCGACATGGTGGTGGGCATCGAAGCCCGTGGCTTCATCTTTGCCTCGGCCCTCGCCTATGCACTCGGCGCCGGCACCTGTCTGGTACGCAAACCTGGCAAATTGCCCCACGCCGTACACCAGCAGACCTATGAGCTCGAATACGGAACCGACACCGTTGAAATCCATTCCGATGCCTTCAAACCCGGCCAGCGCATTCTGATTATCGACGATGTGTTGGCCACCGGCGGAACGGTTGCGGCAACCATCGACTTGATCAGCACCAACTTCGATGTGGAGATTGTCGAAAGCGACTTCCTGATGGAGCTCGGCTTCCTGAACGGACGGGCCAGGCTGGGCAGCAATCCCATCCACGCCCTGCTGACCTATTGA
- the speB gene encoding agmatinase, translating into MKTFLESEVPDMPAEDCLFHVIPAPYEKTVSYGGGTANGPTAILEASYQLEAYDGESCPCAFGIHTRPAQYSLEFIEREIAEVLKLGKIPVMLGGEHTVTVSALRALKESGEPFGVIQFDAHADLRREYEGDPLSHACALRHAVELGIPLFQIGVRALSLPEVELRKEKSIPYLDGYEIGRSGIPDKLLPDDFPEKVYVTFDVDGLDPSIMPATGTPEPGGLDWFQAMECLEQIAGHKTVIGFDVVELAPIEKLHAPDFLVARMIYNFMGLITRKQ; encoded by the coding sequence ATGAAAACATTTCTGGAATCGGAAGTACCGGACATGCCGGCGGAGGATTGCCTGTTCCATGTGATTCCCGCGCCCTACGAAAAGACGGTTTCGTATGGCGGCGGCACCGCCAACGGGCCGACGGCCATTCTCGAGGCATCGTACCAGCTGGAAGCCTACGATGGCGAAAGCTGCCCCTGCGCGTTCGGCATCCACACGCGCCCGGCGCAATACAGCCTGGAGTTCATCGAACGGGAAATCGCGGAAGTCCTGAAGCTGGGCAAGATCCCGGTCATGCTTGGGGGAGAGCATACGGTTACGGTCTCCGCCCTCCGGGCGCTGAAGGAGTCCGGAGAACCGTTTGGCGTGATCCAGTTCGATGCGCATGCCGACCTTCGCCGGGAATACGAGGGCGATCCGCTCAGCCATGCCTGCGCCCTGCGCCATGCGGTCGAGCTGGGCATCCCGCTTTTCCAGATCGGCGTCCGGGCGCTCTCGCTCCCGGAAGTGGAGTTGCGGAAGGAGAAGAGCATCCCCTATCTCGATGGGTATGAAATCGGCCGCAGCGGAATCCCCGACAAGCTGTTGCCGGACGACTTTCCGGAAAAGGTGTATGTGACGTTCGACGTCGATGGACTCGATCCATCCATCATGCCGGCGACCGGCACGCCGGAACCCGGCGGACTCGATTGGTTCCAGGCGATGGAATGCCTCGAACAGATTGCGGGGCACAAGACCGTGATCGGGTTCGACGTTGTGGAACTGGCCCCGATTGAAAAGCTGCATGCGCCGGATTTCCTGGTTGCGCGGATGATCTACAATTTCATGGGGCTGATTACCCGCAAGCAGTAG
- the nspC gene encoding carboxynorspermidine decarboxylase, with protein sequence MKTPAFIVDEQLIRRNCEILASVKARTGCTVLLALKGFAMWPLFPVIREYLDGVCASSPWEARLGREEFGKEVHAFAAAYSDADFAELLTLCDEIDFNSFAQLERFRAQNTTGIKLGLRINPECSTQDPAHAIYDPCATGSRLGIRRKDFEGQDLSGITGLHFHTLCEQNSDDLETTLKAVEEKFGDILPQMEWVNFGGGHHITRADYDIDLLCKLISDFKEKYGVQVILEPGEAVALNAGVLVARVLDIIDNDGAIAILDVSCTCHMPDVLEMPYRPEIEGAGLPKEKGHTYKLAGLSCLAGDQIGDYSFDEALKVGDRLAFQDMAHYSMVKTTFFNGIQHPDIGIRRNGTVEMVREFNYGDYKGRLS encoded by the coding sequence ATGAAAACACCCGCATTTATCGTTGATGAACAGTTGATCCGCCGGAACTGCGAAATACTCGCTTCCGTGAAAGCACGAACCGGATGCACCGTTTTGCTGGCGCTCAAGGGCTTTGCCATGTGGCCGCTGTTCCCGGTCATCCGCGAATATCTCGACGGCGTCTGCGCGAGCTCGCCGTGGGAGGCGCGGCTGGGGCGCGAGGAGTTCGGCAAAGAGGTTCACGCCTTTGCGGCCGCCTATTCCGACGCCGATTTTGCGGAGCTGCTGACGCTGTGCGATGAGATTGATTTTAATTCGTTTGCGCAGCTGGAACGTTTCCGTGCCCAGAACACCACCGGCATTAAGCTCGGCCTGCGCATCAACCCCGAATGCTCCACACAGGATCCGGCGCATGCCATCTATGATCCGTGCGCGACGGGATCGCGCCTCGGGATCCGGCGGAAGGATTTTGAAGGACAGGATCTATCTGGCATTACCGGCCTGCACTTCCACACCCTCTGCGAACAGAATTCCGATGATCTCGAAACCACGCTCAAGGCGGTCGAGGAAAAATTCGGGGATATCCTGCCGCAGATGGAATGGGTGAACTTTGGCGGCGGGCACCACATCACGCGCGCGGACTACGACATCGACCTGCTCTGCAAACTGATTAGCGACTTCAAGGAAAAGTACGGCGTGCAGGTGATCCTCGAACCCGGCGAAGCGGTGGCGCTGAATGCCGGAGTGCTGGTTGCGCGCGTGCTGGACATCATCGACAACGACGGGGCGATTGCGATTCTCGATGTTTCCTGCACCTGCCACATGCCCGATGTGCTGGAAATGCCCTACCGCCCGGAAATCGAAGGGGCGGGCCTGCCGAAGGAGAAGGGGCACACCTACAAGCTCGCGGGACTCAGCTGCCTGGCGGGGGATCAGATCGGCGACTATTCGTTCGACGAAGCACTGAAGGTCGGCGACCGGCTGGCCTTCCAGGACATGGCCCACTATTCGATGGTGAAGACCACCTTCTTTAACGGGATCCAGCATCCCGATATCGGGATCCGGCGGAACGGCACCGTCGAGATGGTCCGCGAATTCAATTATGGAGACTACAAGGGGCGCCTATCATGA
- a CDS encoding NAD(P)/FAD-dependent oxidoreductase, translating into MRLRINQVQVRLNYNEADVVKAVCRQLRCGKEQLSNLEILRRSLDARKKDVPPRYILAVEVDHRGKPPMQKPGRIEKAPRPEPAPEYPAVTASANPPVVIGAGPAGLMAALTLAQAGLKPLLIERGAETAEREGHVAAFWNDGTLDTESNVLYGEGGAGLFSDGKLTARSKDRARIRRFFETLVACGATPDILIDAMPHIGTDDLTQIIPAIRKQIWELGGACAFNTRFEGLIIEGGVLRGVRASGKEIRTDACFLATGHSARDVYQQLAADGVPLEAKPFAVGVRLEIPQQRINTAQYGKWADHPNLGAASFRLTRKEEKLARRCYSFCMCPGGEVISCASSEGLLTSNGMSLSARSEPFGNAAMLVPVELSDFPSSHVLSGIAFQETMERKAFEAGGSSYGLPAARLVDFLAGRLGELPGERSCRRAVPAVLQEILPDFVSDTLLSALPGMMRELNGTPLEEALLYASETRSSSPVRILRDRDGQSEIKGLYPCGEGAGYAGGIVSSALDGMKLAEQYALP; encoded by the coding sequence ATGAGGCTCCGCATCAACCAGGTTCAGGTTCGCCTGAACTACAACGAAGCCGATGTCGTTAAAGCGGTCTGCCGGCAGCTTCGGTGCGGCAAGGAGCAGCTCAGTAATCTGGAAATCCTGCGGCGCTCGCTGGATGCGCGGAAAAAGGACGTGCCCCCGCGCTACATCCTTGCCGTCGAGGTGGATCATCGGGGCAAGCCGCCGATGCAGAAACCGGGGCGGATAGAAAAGGCGCCGCGCCCGGAACCCGCGCCGGAATACCCTGCGGTTACCGCCTCGGCCAATCCGCCGGTCGTTATCGGCGCGGGGCCCGCCGGATTGATGGCGGCGCTGACCCTGGCCCAGGCCGGGCTCAAGCCGCTGTTGATCGAACGCGGCGCGGAGACCGCCGAACGCGAAGGGCACGTGGCCGCCTTCTGGAACGACGGAACGCTCGACACCGAGAGCAACGTGCTCTATGGCGAAGGTGGCGCCGGCCTGTTTTCCGACGGCAAGCTGACGGCACGCTCGAAGGATCGCGCACGCATCCGCCGCTTTTTCGAAACGCTTGTTGCCTGCGGCGCCACCCCCGACATCCTGATCGATGCCATGCCGCACATCGGGACGGACGACCTGACCCAGATCATTCCGGCCATCCGCAAACAGATTTGGGAGCTGGGCGGCGCCTGCGCGTTCAACACCCGGTTCGAGGGGTTGATTATCGAGGGCGGCGTCTTGCGCGGGGTACGGGCTTCCGGCAAAGAGATCCGCACCGACGCCTGTTTCCTGGCCACCGGGCATAGCGCGCGGGATGTCTACCAACAGCTGGCCGCCGATGGGGTGCCGCTCGAAGCCAAGCCGTTTGCGGTGGGCGTTCGGCTAGAAATCCCGCAGCAGCGCATCAACACCGCGCAATACGGCAAATGGGCCGACCATCCGAACCTCGGAGCGGCCAGCTTCCGGCTGACGCGCAAAGAGGAAAAGCTGGCCCGCCGGTGCTATAGCTTCTGCATGTGCCCCGGCGGGGAGGTTATCTCGTGCGCCTCGTCCGAAGGGCTGCTCACCAGCAACGGGATGAGCCTCTCGGCGCGGTCGGAACCCTTCGGCAACGCCGCCATGCTGGTGCCGGTCGAACTCTCCGATTTTCCCTCCTCGCATGTCCTTTCAGGCATCGCGTTCCAGGAAACCATGGAGCGGAAGGCCTTCGAAGCCGGCGGCTCCAGCTATGGACTGCCCGCCGCTCGCCTGGTCGATTTCCTCGCGGGCCGTCTGGGCGAGCTGCCTGGCGAACGCTCCTGCCGCCGCGCCGTGCCAGCGGTGCTTCAGGAAATCCTGCCGGACTTTGTTTCGGACACCCTGCTCTCGGCCCTGCCCGGCATGATGCGCGAGCTGAATGGAACGCCGTTGGAAGAAGCCCTGCTCTACGCCTCCGAAACCCGCAGCTCCAGCCCGGTGCGCATTTTGCGCGACCGCGACGGTCAATCCGAAATCAAAGGCCTCTATCCCTGCGGCGAAGGCGCAGGCTACGCCGGCGGCATCGTGAGCTCCGCACTTGACGGCATGAAGCTCGCCGAACAGTATGCGCTCCCATGA
- a CDS encoding saccharopine dehydrogenase family protein, whose product MSKVLIIGAGGVSGVVVHKCAALPEVFSEIMLASRTKAKCDAIAAQLDRPIQTAQVDADNVPELVELIRSFGPELVVNVALPYQDLHIMDACLETGVAYLDTANYEPEDTAKFEYKWQWAYHDRFKEAGLMALLGSGFDPGVTSVFCTYIQKHHLDEIHYIDIIDVNAGDHGYPFATNFNPEINIREVTAKGRYWEHGEWIETDPLSVKRSFEVPENIGTPNIYLMYHEELESLGKHIPGLKRARFWMSFGDSYLKHLEVLGNVGMTRIDEVEFNGQKIVPLQFLKALLPDPASLGPRTKGKTWIGCQVTGVKDGETKTVTVYNTCDHQECYAEVQSQAISYTTGVPAFIGAKMLLEKKWTGDGVFNMEQMDPDPFMEDLNQYGLPWKVIEGSVVELD is encoded by the coding sequence ATGTCGAAAGTTTTGATTATTGGCGCTGGCGGGGTCAGCGGGGTTGTGGTGCACAAGTGCGCGGCGTTGCCGGAGGTGTTTTCGGAAATCATGCTGGCGAGCCGTACGAAAGCGAAGTGCGATGCGATTGCGGCGCAGTTGGATCGCCCGATCCAGACGGCGCAGGTGGATGCGGACAATGTGCCGGAGCTGGTGGAACTGATCCGGTCGTTCGGGCCGGAGCTGGTGGTCAACGTGGCGCTGCCCTACCAGGATCTGCACATCATGGATGCGTGCCTTGAGACGGGCGTGGCCTATCTGGACACGGCAAACTATGAGCCGGAAGACACCGCGAAGTTCGAATACAAGTGGCAGTGGGCATACCACGACCGCTTCAAGGAGGCGGGCCTCATGGCCCTGCTCGGCAGCGGATTCGATCCCGGCGTGACCTCGGTCTTCTGCACCTATATCCAGAAGCACCATCTCGACGAGATCCATTACATCGACATCATCGACGTCAACGCGGGCGACCACGGCTATCCCTTCGCCACCAACTTCAATCCGGAAATCAACATACGCGAAGTGACCGCGAAAGGCCGCTATTGGGAACATGGCGAATGGATCGAAACGGATCCGCTTTCCGTCAAGCGTTCCTTCGAGGTTCCGGAAAACATCGGCACCCCCAACATCTACCTGATGTATCACGAAGAGCTTGAGTCGCTGGGCAAGCACATCCCCGGCCTGAAGCGCGCCCGGTTCTGGATGAGCTTCGGCGATTCGTACCTCAAGCACCTCGAAGTGCTCGGCAATGTCGGCATGACCCGCATCGACGAAGTGGAGTTCAACGGGCAGAAGATCGTGCCGCTGCAGTTCCTCAAGGCGCTGCTGCCCGACCCGGCCTCGCTCGGCCCGCGCACCAAGGGCAAGACGTGGATCGGCTGCCAGGTGACCGGCGTGAAGGACGGCGAAACCAAAACCGTCACCGTCTACAACACCTGCGACCACCAGGAATGCTATGCCGAGGTGCAGTCGCAGGCCATCTCCTACACCACGGGGGTTCCGGCCTTCATCGGCGCCAAGATGCTGCTGGAGAAAAAGTGGACGGGCGACGGCGTCTTCAACATGGAACAGATGGATCCCGATCCGTTCATGGAAGACCTCAACCAATATGGACTCCCCTGGAAGGTCATCGAAGGCTCGGTCGTGGAGCTCGACTAG
- a CDS encoding PaaX family transcriptional regulator C-terminal domain-containing protein: MKWVRFHHPDISIPVVRRKIALELMEMLQLSALFMTRGGWAVLNRSCYPDKKAYRNATYRLRKAGLVVHRKEEGPEIPRLELTPAAKESLPAYFNPEARWDKKWNTIWYMLVYDVPEADRPYRDVLRRFLKQERLGCLQQSVWVTPRDIRPQFDDLVKAAAVDSFAFLFESRTVLGLPNSRVADQAWNLDRLYDIQRRYCETTEQNLDLLAGSCSDEEVGALMRLALEAFHSAFAEDPLLPSVLLPRNYQGRRAWELHCRMMSAIGQRLGASN; this comes from the coding sequence ATGAAATGGGTGCGGTTCCATCATCCGGATATCAGCATTCCCGTGGTTCGTCGCAAGATTGCGCTTGAATTGATGGAGATGTTGCAACTATCGGCATTGTTCATGACGCGCGGTGGGTGGGCGGTGTTGAACCGTTCGTGCTATCCGGACAAGAAAGCCTATCGCAACGCCACCTATCGCCTGCGAAAGGCGGGCTTGGTGGTTCACCGCAAGGAGGAAGGTCCGGAGATTCCGCGGCTGGAGCTGACGCCCGCGGCGAAGGAAAGCCTTCCGGCCTATTTCAATCCCGAGGCGCGATGGGACAAAAAATGGAACACCATCTGGTATATGCTGGTGTACGATGTTCCGGAAGCCGACCGGCCGTATCGCGATGTCCTGCGTCGGTTCCTTAAGCAGGAAAGGCTGGGGTGTTTGCAACAGAGCGTCTGGGTAACGCCGCGGGACATCCGTCCGCAATTCGATGATTTGGTCAAGGCGGCGGCGGTGGATTCGTTCGCGTTCCTCTTCGAATCCCGCACCGTGCTTGGTTTGCCTAATTCGAGGGTGGCAGATCAGGCCTGGAACTTGGATCGGCTATACGATATCCAGCGGCGCTATTGCGAAACGACCGAGCAAAACCTGGATCTATTGGCCGGGAGTTGCAGCGATGAGGAAGTGGGAGCCTTAATGCGGTTGGCGCTAGAGGCCTTTCACAGCGCCTTTGCTGAAGATCCCTTGCTGCCGTCCGTGTTGCTTCCGCGGAACTACCAAGGCCGCCGGGCGTGGGAACTGCATTGCAGGATGATGTCCGCCATTGGGCAACGGCTCGGGGCGTCTAATTAG